The Schistocerca cancellata isolate TAMUIC-IGC-003103 chromosome 4, iqSchCanc2.1, whole genome shotgun sequence genome contains a region encoding:
- the LOC126183401 gene encoding UDP-N-acetylhexosamine pyrophosphorylase — MLDIGKCKQELTKYGQQHLLRFWEELSEEERAELLLDLQEVNVAEVTSYFRRAVESLTEDQAKLDDRMKPIPAEFYGGVIRSEAEDLRFYEDEGLRQISAGKVGVLLLAGGQGTRLGVSYPKGMYDVGLPSHKSLYQVQAERILRLQELACERTGVYNHITWYIMTSEATMCPTQEYFANHNYFGLKKENIVMFEQGLLPCFTFDGKIIMDRKYKLSRAPDGNGGLYRALRDRKVLDDIERRGISYLHAYSVDNILVKVADPVFIGYCISKNAECGAKVVEKSFPEEPVGVVCQVDGRYQVVEYSEITLKTAEQSDIDGRLTFRAGNICNHFFTTEFLQKIANKHENNLKLHVARKKIPYVDAQGNICKPEKPNGIKMEKFVFDIFQFADNFVTWEVKRNEEFSALKNADTAEKDTPTTARNDLYSLHYQYLTKAGGRVVTDKGSSVICEISPLLTYAGEGLEEIVSNKTFKSPVVLLHPSEQSPNGNVYDQ; from the coding sequence ATGTTGGACATCGGCAAATGCAAGCAGGAACTGACAAAATATGGACAGCAGCACCTGTTGCGGTTTTGGGAAGAACTGTCTGAAGAGGAGAGAGCAGAGTTACTGCTGGATTTACAAGAAGTCAACGTGGCAGAAGTTACTTCGTATTTCAGAAGAGCTGTGGAGTCCCTCACTGAAGATCAAGCAAAACTGGATGATCGCATGAAGCCTATCCCAGCAGAATTTTATGGTGGTGTCATCAGATCAGAAGCAGAAGACCTAAGATTTTATGAAGATGAAGGTTTGAGGCAGATTTCTGCAGGCAAAGTGGGTGTGTTGCTTCTGGCAGGTGGTCAGGGTACAAGACTTGGAGTATCATATCCTAAAGGTATGTATGATGTTGGCCTACCTTCTCATAAGTCTCTGTATCAGGTTCAGGCAGAAAGAATTCTGAGGCTGCAGGAGCTTGCTTGTGAACGAACAGGAGTTTACAATCATATAACATGGTATATCATGACCAGTGAAGCAACTATGTGCCCCACACAGGAATACTTTGCAAACCACAACTATTTTGgtcttaaaaaagaaaatattgttatgTTTGAGCAGGGGTTACTTCCATGCTTCACATTTGATGGAAAAATAATCATGGATAGAAAGTATAAGCTGTCAAGAGCACCAGATGGGAATGGAGGACTATATCGAGCTTTGCGGGACCGTAAAGTGCTGGATGATATTGAGAGACGGGGTATTAGTTATCTTCATGCATACAGTGTTGATAACATTTTGGTTAAAGTAGCTGACCCAGTTTTCATTGGTTATTGTATAAGCAAGAATGCAGAGTGTGGAGCAAAAGTAGTAGAAAAATCTTTTCCAGAAGAACCTGTAGGTGTTGTTTGTCAGGTGGATGGCCGGTATCAAGTTGTTGAATACAgtgaaattacattaaaaacagCAGAGCAGAGTGATATTGATGGGAGATTAACATTCAGAGCTGGTAATATTTGCAATCACTTTTTCACAACAGAGTTTCTTCAGAAGATTGCAAATAAGCATGAAAATAATTTGAAGCTACATGTTGCCAGGAAAAAGATCCCTTATGTTGATGCACAAGGTAACATTTGTAAACCAGAGAAACCCAATggtataaaaatggaaaaatttgtttttgacaTCTTTCAGTTTGCGGACAATTTTGTTACATGGGAAGTGAAGCGAAATGAGGAATTCAGTGCCCTTAAAAATGCCGATACTGCTGAAAAAGACACACCCACAACTGCCCGTAATGATCTGTATTCACTTCATTACCAGTATTTGACTAAGGCTGGTGGAAGGGTTGTAACAGACAAGGGATCATCTGTGATTTGTGAGATTTCACCGTTGTTGACATATGCTGGCGAAGGTCTTGAAGAAATTGTTAGTAATAAGACATTTAAATCGCCAGTTGTTTTGTTGCATCCTAGTGAACAAAGCCCAAATGGTAACGTTTATGATCAATGA